The Episyrphus balteatus chromosome 4, idEpiBalt1.1, whole genome shotgun sequence genome includes a window with the following:
- the LOC129919752 gene encoding protein phosphatase 1 regulatory subunit 16A isoform X2: protein MVKGILVHRPRPDDADKLSALKMDHSDLVAEMQTVENLPTHERLQLARMRRAQQLKINRQKEKEWLKLQRSQKNNHQTDRHSISRQSSKHIFFENSVILLEAASRNDIQEVANLLQRGITPDAANEDGLTALHQCCIDNNIEMLKLLLDYGANVDAQDSDKWTPLHAAATCGHLYLVKILIERGANLLAVNTDGNMPYDLCDDEDTLDFIEAEMSKRGVTQELIDDTRSMTEKQMLSDLLELASNGGDLEDPDHQGATPLHIASANGYNRVVEFLLEHHVNVDAVDKDLWTPVHAAACWGHLEVLEMLAQYGADLNAKNKDDETPSDICEDQEIRERIEQLKSEQETKRLADAQIRRVRRSQSSNTRAQSVRRTSLRDKTLTTKKDAVEETRLRLQAQEVFTTPDSTTEILPTYLRSNLETKQQTGDATNNHDHLPTSTTPTIPPLKIEFRPSNSSNEGGSGDKIPTKTLDSSKKDNNHHITSNNNNVILINGHHGSGSAIEGNELCIDDIDSTAYLSNSRYPPDGKEYDELTGGMDKMKAMTKTSAFSNGNTTNSLEKMSGVGGSGGNNRAATTGIFQTSKENGKINVQVTVLVDNAYAGATLANLKKQRSQSRSNALTENGSVIGTNNSTDAASTSSPSSMDLRALSMTKFSGITGDVVGDSTSSRRKCCTLM from the exons ATGGTTAAAGGAATTCTTGTTCATCGGCCAAGGCCGGATGATGCTGACAAACTGAGTGCATTGAAAATGGATCACTCAGATTTGGTAGCTGAAATGCAAACTGTTGAAAATCTTCCCACACACGAAAGACTCCAATTGGCACGAAT gagaAGAGCAcaacaattaaaaatcaatcGTCAGAAAGAAAAAGAATGGCTCAAATTGCAGCGCAGCCAAAAAAATAACCATCAAACTGATCGGCATTCCATTAGCAGACAAAGTTCAAAGCATATCTTCTTTGAGAATAGTGTCATACTATTGGAAGCAGCTAGTCGCAATGACATTCAAGAAGTTGCTAATCTGCTACAACGTGGCATCACTCCGGATGCAGCAAATGAAGATGGCCTTACTGCATTACACCAATGCTGCATTGATAATAATATTGAAATGCTTAAACTTTTACTTGATTATGGTGCTAATGTTGATGCTCAGGACAGTGATAAGTGGACACCCTTACATGCAGCTGCTACATGTGGTCATTTGTATTTGGTTAAGATTCTTATTGAGAGGGGTGCAAATTTACTGGCAGTTAATACTGACGGTAATATGCCCTATGATTTATGTGACGATGAGGATACGTTGGATTTCATTGAAGCGGAAATGTCTAAAAGGGGAGTGACGCAAGAGCTTATCGACGACACACGATCAATGACTGAAAAACAAATGCTAAGTGATTTACTTGAGTTGGCCAGTAATGGAGGCGACCTAGAAGATCCCGATCATCAAGGTGCTACACCT CTTCACATTGCATCGGCAAATGGTTATAATCGAGTGGTGGAATTTTTACTGGAACACCATGTCAATGTGGATGCGGTTGATAAAGACTTATGGACACCGGTTCATGCAGCTGCTTGTTGGGGTCAT ctcgAAGTTTTAGAGATGTTAGCTCAATACGGCGCTGACTTAAATGCTAAGAACAAAGACGACGAAACACCCTCAG atatatgTGAGGATCAAGAAATACGAGAACGAATAGAACAATTAAAATCCGAACAAGAAACTAAACGTTTAGCTGATGCACAAATAAGACGAGTACGTCGTTCACAAAGCAGTAACACAAG GGCACAATCAGTGCGGCGAACTTCTTTGCGAGATAAAACACTAACAACAAAAAAGGATGCTGTGGAAGAAACAAGACTGCGATTACAAGCACAAGAG GTGTTTACAACACCAGATAGCACAACAGAAATACTTCCAACATATCTTCGAAGTAACTTAGAGACTAAACAACAAACAGGCGATGCAACGAATAATCACGATCATTTGCCAACGAGTACTACTCCTACAATTCCACCGCTTAAAATTGAATTTCGACCGTCCAATAGTAGTAATGAGGGCGGCAGCGGAGATAAAATCCCAACAAAGACACTAGACAgcagtaaaaaagataacaACCATCACATTACTTCCAATAATAACAATGTGATCCTAATCAATGGCCATCATGGCAGCGGAAGTGCTATAGAAGGCAACGAATTGTGCATCGACGATATCGATTCAACAGCTTACTTATCAAATTCTCGTTATCCACCCGATGGCAAGGAATATGATGAACTAACTGGTGGAATGGACAAGATGAAGGCCATGACGAAAACATCAGCTTTTTCCAATGGCAACACTACAAATAGTTTGGAAAAGATGTCTGGTGTTGGTGGCAGCGGCGGTAATAATCGAGCGGCGACGACAGGTATTTTTCAAACGAgtaaagaaaatggaaaaataaatgtGCAAGTTACTGTGCTTGTAG ATAATGCATACGCGGGAGCAACACTAGCCAATTTGAAAAAGCAACGCTCACAGTCGCGTTCAAATGCACTAACCGAAAACGGTTCTGTTATAGGAACCAACAATAGCACAGATGCTGCCTCAACATCATCGCCATCCTCCATGGATCTACGAGCCTTGTCTATGACGAAGTTTAGTGGAATAACCGGAGACGTTGTTGGCGATAGTACGAGTTCTAGAAGAAAATGTTGCACCCTTATGTAA
- the LOC129919752 gene encoding protein phosphatase 1 regulatory subunit 16A isoform X1 produces the protein MVKGILVHRPRPDDADKLSALKMDHSDLVAEMQTVENLPTHERLQLARMRRAQQLKINRQKEKEWLKLQRSQKNNHQTDRHSISRQSSKHIFFENSVILLEAASRNDIQEVANLLQRGITPDAANEDGLTALHQCCIDNNIEMLKLLLDYGANVDAQDSDKWTPLHAAATCGHLYLVKILIERGANLLAVNTDGNMPYDLCDDEDTLDFIEAEMSKRGVTQELIDDTRSMTEKQMLSDLLELASNGGDLEDPDHQGATPLHIASANGYNRVVEFLLEHHVNVDAVDKDLWTPVHAAACWGHLEVLEMLAQYGADLNAKNKDDETPSDICEDQEIRERIEQLKSEQETKRLADAQIRRVRRSQSSNTRAQSVRRTSLRDKTLTTKKDAVEETRLRLQAQEVFTTPDSTTEILPTYLRSNLETKQQTGDATNNHDHLPTSTTPTIPPLKIEFRPSNSSNEGGSGDKIPTKTLDSSKKDNNHHITSNNNNVILINGHHGSGSAIEGNELCIDDIDSTAYLSNSRYPPDGKEYDELTGGMDKMKAMTKTSAFSNGNTTNSLEKMSGVGGSGGNNRAATTGIFQTSKENGKINVQVTVLVDTHHVDNAYAGATLANLKKQRSQSRSNALTENGSVIGTNNSTDAASTSSPSSMDLRALSMTKFSGITGDVVGDSTSSRRKCCTLM, from the exons ATGGTTAAAGGAATTCTTGTTCATCGGCCAAGGCCGGATGATGCTGACAAACTGAGTGCATTGAAAATGGATCACTCAGATTTGGTAGCTGAAATGCAAACTGTTGAAAATCTTCCCACACACGAAAGACTCCAATTGGCACGAAT gagaAGAGCAcaacaattaaaaatcaatcGTCAGAAAGAAAAAGAATGGCTCAAATTGCAGCGCAGCCAAAAAAATAACCATCAAACTGATCGGCATTCCATTAGCAGACAAAGTTCAAAGCATATCTTCTTTGAGAATAGTGTCATACTATTGGAAGCAGCTAGTCGCAATGACATTCAAGAAGTTGCTAATCTGCTACAACGTGGCATCACTCCGGATGCAGCAAATGAAGATGGCCTTACTGCATTACACCAATGCTGCATTGATAATAATATTGAAATGCTTAAACTTTTACTTGATTATGGTGCTAATGTTGATGCTCAGGACAGTGATAAGTGGACACCCTTACATGCAGCTGCTACATGTGGTCATTTGTATTTGGTTAAGATTCTTATTGAGAGGGGTGCAAATTTACTGGCAGTTAATACTGACGGTAATATGCCCTATGATTTATGTGACGATGAGGATACGTTGGATTTCATTGAAGCGGAAATGTCTAAAAGGGGAGTGACGCAAGAGCTTATCGACGACACACGATCAATGACTGAAAAACAAATGCTAAGTGATTTACTTGAGTTGGCCAGTAATGGAGGCGACCTAGAAGATCCCGATCATCAAGGTGCTACACCT CTTCACATTGCATCGGCAAATGGTTATAATCGAGTGGTGGAATTTTTACTGGAACACCATGTCAATGTGGATGCGGTTGATAAAGACTTATGGACACCGGTTCATGCAGCTGCTTGTTGGGGTCAT ctcgAAGTTTTAGAGATGTTAGCTCAATACGGCGCTGACTTAAATGCTAAGAACAAAGACGACGAAACACCCTCAG atatatgTGAGGATCAAGAAATACGAGAACGAATAGAACAATTAAAATCCGAACAAGAAACTAAACGTTTAGCTGATGCACAAATAAGACGAGTACGTCGTTCACAAAGCAGTAACACAAG GGCACAATCAGTGCGGCGAACTTCTTTGCGAGATAAAACACTAACAACAAAAAAGGATGCTGTGGAAGAAACAAGACTGCGATTACAAGCACAAGAG GTGTTTACAACACCAGATAGCACAACAGAAATACTTCCAACATATCTTCGAAGTAACTTAGAGACTAAACAACAAACAGGCGATGCAACGAATAATCACGATCATTTGCCAACGAGTACTACTCCTACAATTCCACCGCTTAAAATTGAATTTCGACCGTCCAATAGTAGTAATGAGGGCGGCAGCGGAGATAAAATCCCAACAAAGACACTAGACAgcagtaaaaaagataacaACCATCACATTACTTCCAATAATAACAATGTGATCCTAATCAATGGCCATCATGGCAGCGGAAGTGCTATAGAAGGCAACGAATTGTGCATCGACGATATCGATTCAACAGCTTACTTATCAAATTCTCGTTATCCACCCGATGGCAAGGAATATGATGAACTAACTGGTGGAATGGACAAGATGAAGGCCATGACGAAAACATCAGCTTTTTCCAATGGCAACACTACAAATAGTTTGGAAAAGATGTCTGGTGTTGGTGGCAGCGGCGGTAATAATCGAGCGGCGACGACAGGTATTTTTCAAACGAgtaaagaaaatggaaaaataaatgtGCAAGTTACTGTGCTTGTAG ACACTCATCATGTAGATAATGCATACGCGGGAGCAACACTAGCCAATTTGAAAAAGCAACGCTCACAGTCGCGTTCAAATGCACTAACCGAAAACGGTTCTGTTATAGGAACCAACAATAGCACAGATGCTGCCTCAACATCATCGCCATCCTCCATGGATCTACGAGCCTTGTCTATGACGAAGTTTAGTGGAATAACCGGAGACGTTGTTGGCGATAGTACGAGTTCTAGAAGAAAATGTTGCACCCTTATGTAA
- the LOC129919752 gene encoding protein phosphatase 1 regulatory subunit 16A isoform X7, with protein MVKGILVHRPRPDDADKLSALKMDHSDLVAEMQTVENLPTHERLQLARMRRAQQLKINRQKEKEWLKLQRSQKNNHQTDRHSISRQSSKHIFFENSVILLEAASRNDIQEVANLLQRGITPDAANEDGLTALHQCCIDNNIEMLKLLLDYGANVDAQDSDKWTPLHAAATCGHLYLVKILIERGANLLAVNTDGNMPYDLCDDEDTLDFIEAEMSKRGVTQELIDDTRSMTEKQMLSDLLELASNGGDLEDPDHQGATPLHIASANGYNRVVEFLLEHHVNVDAVDKDLWTPVHAAACWGHLEVLEMLAQYGADLNAKNKDDETPSDICEDQEIRERIEQLKSEQETKRLADAQIRRVRRSQSSNTRAQSVRRTSLRDKTLTTKKDAVEETRLRLQAQEVFTTPDSTTEILPTYLRSNLETKQQTGDATNNHDHLPTSTTPTIPPLKIEFRPSNSSNEGGSGDKIPTKTLDSSKKDNNHHITSNNNNVILINGHHGSGSAIEGNELCIDDIDSTAYLSNSRYPPDGKEYDELTGGMDKMKAMTKTSAFSNGNTTNSLEKMSGVGGSGGNNRAATTGTNNSTDAASTSSPSSMDLRALSMTKFSGITGDVVGDSTSSRRKCCTLM; from the exons ATGGTTAAAGGAATTCTTGTTCATCGGCCAAGGCCGGATGATGCTGACAAACTGAGTGCATTGAAAATGGATCACTCAGATTTGGTAGCTGAAATGCAAACTGTTGAAAATCTTCCCACACACGAAAGACTCCAATTGGCACGAAT gagaAGAGCAcaacaattaaaaatcaatcGTCAGAAAGAAAAAGAATGGCTCAAATTGCAGCGCAGCCAAAAAAATAACCATCAAACTGATCGGCATTCCATTAGCAGACAAAGTTCAAAGCATATCTTCTTTGAGAATAGTGTCATACTATTGGAAGCAGCTAGTCGCAATGACATTCAAGAAGTTGCTAATCTGCTACAACGTGGCATCACTCCGGATGCAGCAAATGAAGATGGCCTTACTGCATTACACCAATGCTGCATTGATAATAATATTGAAATGCTTAAACTTTTACTTGATTATGGTGCTAATGTTGATGCTCAGGACAGTGATAAGTGGACACCCTTACATGCAGCTGCTACATGTGGTCATTTGTATTTGGTTAAGATTCTTATTGAGAGGGGTGCAAATTTACTGGCAGTTAATACTGACGGTAATATGCCCTATGATTTATGTGACGATGAGGATACGTTGGATTTCATTGAAGCGGAAATGTCTAAAAGGGGAGTGACGCAAGAGCTTATCGACGACACACGATCAATGACTGAAAAACAAATGCTAAGTGATTTACTTGAGTTGGCCAGTAATGGAGGCGACCTAGAAGATCCCGATCATCAAGGTGCTACACCT CTTCACATTGCATCGGCAAATGGTTATAATCGAGTGGTGGAATTTTTACTGGAACACCATGTCAATGTGGATGCGGTTGATAAAGACTTATGGACACCGGTTCATGCAGCTGCTTGTTGGGGTCAT ctcgAAGTTTTAGAGATGTTAGCTCAATACGGCGCTGACTTAAATGCTAAGAACAAAGACGACGAAACACCCTCAG atatatgTGAGGATCAAGAAATACGAGAACGAATAGAACAATTAAAATCCGAACAAGAAACTAAACGTTTAGCTGATGCACAAATAAGACGAGTACGTCGTTCACAAAGCAGTAACACAAG GGCACAATCAGTGCGGCGAACTTCTTTGCGAGATAAAACACTAACAACAAAAAAGGATGCTGTGGAAGAAACAAGACTGCGATTACAAGCACAAGAG GTGTTTACAACACCAGATAGCACAACAGAAATACTTCCAACATATCTTCGAAGTAACTTAGAGACTAAACAACAAACAGGCGATGCAACGAATAATCACGATCATTTGCCAACGAGTACTACTCCTACAATTCCACCGCTTAAAATTGAATTTCGACCGTCCAATAGTAGTAATGAGGGCGGCAGCGGAGATAAAATCCCAACAAAGACACTAGACAgcagtaaaaaagataacaACCATCACATTACTTCCAATAATAACAATGTGATCCTAATCAATGGCCATCATGGCAGCGGAAGTGCTATAGAAGGCAACGAATTGTGCATCGACGATATCGATTCAACAGCTTACTTATCAAATTCTCGTTATCCACCCGATGGCAAGGAATATGATGAACTAACTGGTGGAATGGACAAGATGAAGGCCATGACGAAAACATCAGCTTTTTCCAATGGCAACACTACAAATAGTTTGGAAAAGATGTCTGGTGTTGGTGGCAGCGGCGGTAATAATCGAGCGGCGACGACAG GAACCAACAATAGCACAGATGCTGCCTCAACATCATCGCCATCCTCCATGGATCTACGAGCCTTGTCTATGACGAAGTTTAGTGGAATAACCGGAGACGTTGTTGGCGATAGTACGAGTTCTAGAAGAAAATGTTGCACCCTTATGTAA
- the LOC129919752 gene encoding protein phosphatase 1 regulatory subunit 16A isoform X5, which yields MVKGILVHRPRPDDADKLSALKMDHSDLVAEMQTVENLPTHERLQLARMRRAQQLKINRQKEKEWLKLQRSQKNNHQTDRHSISRQSSKHIFFENSVILLEAASRNDIQEVANLLQRGITPDAANEDGLTALHQCCIDNNIEMLKLLLDYGANVDAQDSDKWTPLHAAATCGHLYLVKILIERGANLLAVNTDGNMPYDLCDDEDTLDFIEAEMSKRGVTQELIDDTRSMTEKQMLSDLLELASNGGDLEDPDHQGATPLHIASANGYNRVVEFLLEHHVNVDAVDKDLWTPVHAAACWGHLEVLEMLAQYGADLNAKNKDDETPSDICEDQEIRERIEQLKSEQETKRLADAQIRRVRRSQSSNTRAQSVRRTSLRDKTLTTKKDAVEETRLRLQAQEVFTTPDSTTEILPTYLRSNLETKQQTGDATNNHDHLPTSTTPTIPPLKIEFRPSNSSNEGGSGDKIPTKTLDSSKKDNNHHITSNNNNVILINGHHGSGSAIEGNELCIDDIDSTAYLSNSRYPPDGKEYDELTGGMDKMKAMTKTSAFSNGNTTNSLEKMSGVGGSGGNNRAATTGIFQTSKENGKINVQVTVLVGTNNSTDAASTSSPSSMDLRALSMTKFSGITGDVVGDSTSSRRKCCTLM from the exons ATGGTTAAAGGAATTCTTGTTCATCGGCCAAGGCCGGATGATGCTGACAAACTGAGTGCATTGAAAATGGATCACTCAGATTTGGTAGCTGAAATGCAAACTGTTGAAAATCTTCCCACACACGAAAGACTCCAATTGGCACGAAT gagaAGAGCAcaacaattaaaaatcaatcGTCAGAAAGAAAAAGAATGGCTCAAATTGCAGCGCAGCCAAAAAAATAACCATCAAACTGATCGGCATTCCATTAGCAGACAAAGTTCAAAGCATATCTTCTTTGAGAATAGTGTCATACTATTGGAAGCAGCTAGTCGCAATGACATTCAAGAAGTTGCTAATCTGCTACAACGTGGCATCACTCCGGATGCAGCAAATGAAGATGGCCTTACTGCATTACACCAATGCTGCATTGATAATAATATTGAAATGCTTAAACTTTTACTTGATTATGGTGCTAATGTTGATGCTCAGGACAGTGATAAGTGGACACCCTTACATGCAGCTGCTACATGTGGTCATTTGTATTTGGTTAAGATTCTTATTGAGAGGGGTGCAAATTTACTGGCAGTTAATACTGACGGTAATATGCCCTATGATTTATGTGACGATGAGGATACGTTGGATTTCATTGAAGCGGAAATGTCTAAAAGGGGAGTGACGCAAGAGCTTATCGACGACACACGATCAATGACTGAAAAACAAATGCTAAGTGATTTACTTGAGTTGGCCAGTAATGGAGGCGACCTAGAAGATCCCGATCATCAAGGTGCTACACCT CTTCACATTGCATCGGCAAATGGTTATAATCGAGTGGTGGAATTTTTACTGGAACACCATGTCAATGTGGATGCGGTTGATAAAGACTTATGGACACCGGTTCATGCAGCTGCTTGTTGGGGTCAT ctcgAAGTTTTAGAGATGTTAGCTCAATACGGCGCTGACTTAAATGCTAAGAACAAAGACGACGAAACACCCTCAG atatatgTGAGGATCAAGAAATACGAGAACGAATAGAACAATTAAAATCCGAACAAGAAACTAAACGTTTAGCTGATGCACAAATAAGACGAGTACGTCGTTCACAAAGCAGTAACACAAG GGCACAATCAGTGCGGCGAACTTCTTTGCGAGATAAAACACTAACAACAAAAAAGGATGCTGTGGAAGAAACAAGACTGCGATTACAAGCACAAGAG GTGTTTACAACACCAGATAGCACAACAGAAATACTTCCAACATATCTTCGAAGTAACTTAGAGACTAAACAACAAACAGGCGATGCAACGAATAATCACGATCATTTGCCAACGAGTACTACTCCTACAATTCCACCGCTTAAAATTGAATTTCGACCGTCCAATAGTAGTAATGAGGGCGGCAGCGGAGATAAAATCCCAACAAAGACACTAGACAgcagtaaaaaagataacaACCATCACATTACTTCCAATAATAACAATGTGATCCTAATCAATGGCCATCATGGCAGCGGAAGTGCTATAGAAGGCAACGAATTGTGCATCGACGATATCGATTCAACAGCTTACTTATCAAATTCTCGTTATCCACCCGATGGCAAGGAATATGATGAACTAACTGGTGGAATGGACAAGATGAAGGCCATGACGAAAACATCAGCTTTTTCCAATGGCAACACTACAAATAGTTTGGAAAAGATGTCTGGTGTTGGTGGCAGCGGCGGTAATAATCGAGCGGCGACGACAGGTATTTTTCAAACGAgtaaagaaaatggaaaaataaatgtGCAAGTTACTGTGCTTGTAG GAACCAACAATAGCACAGATGCTGCCTCAACATCATCGCCATCCTCCATGGATCTACGAGCCTTGTCTATGACGAAGTTTAGTGGAATAACCGGAGACGTTGTTGGCGATAGTACGAGTTCTAGAAGAAAATGTTGCACCCTTATGTAA
- the LOC129919752 gene encoding protein phosphatase 1 regulatory subunit 16A isoform X3: MVKGILVHRPRPDDADKLSALKMDHSDLVAEMQTVENLPTHERLQLARMRRAQQLKINRQKEKEWLKLQRSQKNNHQTDRHSISRQSSKHIFFENSVILLEAASRNDIQEVANLLQRGITPDAANEDGLTALHQCCIDNNIEMLKLLLDYGANVDAQDSDKWTPLHAAATCGHLYLVKILIERGANLLAVNTDGNMPYDLCDDEDTLDFIEAEMSKRGVTQELIDDTRSMTEKQMLSDLLELASNGGDLEDPDHQGATPLHIASANGYNRVVEFLLEHHVNVDAVDKDLWTPVHAAACWGHLEVLEMLAQYGADLNAKNKDDETPSDICEDQEIRERIEQLKSEQETKRLADAQIRRVRRSQSSNTRAQSVRRTSLRDKTLTTKKDAVEETRLRLQAQEVFTTPDSTTEILPTYLRSNLETKQQTGDATNNHDHLPTSTTPTIPPLKIEFRPSNSSNEGGSGDKIPTKTLDSSKKDNNHHITSNNNNVILINGHHGSGSAIEGNELCIDDIDSTAYLSNSRYPPDGKEYDELTGGMDKMKAMTKTSAFSNGNTTNSLEKMSGVGGSGGNNRAATTDTHHVDNAYAGATLANLKKQRSQSRSNALTENGSVIGTNNSTDAASTSSPSSMDLRALSMTKFSGITGDVVGDSTSSRRKCCTLM, from the exons ATGGTTAAAGGAATTCTTGTTCATCGGCCAAGGCCGGATGATGCTGACAAACTGAGTGCATTGAAAATGGATCACTCAGATTTGGTAGCTGAAATGCAAACTGTTGAAAATCTTCCCACACACGAAAGACTCCAATTGGCACGAAT gagaAGAGCAcaacaattaaaaatcaatcGTCAGAAAGAAAAAGAATGGCTCAAATTGCAGCGCAGCCAAAAAAATAACCATCAAACTGATCGGCATTCCATTAGCAGACAAAGTTCAAAGCATATCTTCTTTGAGAATAGTGTCATACTATTGGAAGCAGCTAGTCGCAATGACATTCAAGAAGTTGCTAATCTGCTACAACGTGGCATCACTCCGGATGCAGCAAATGAAGATGGCCTTACTGCATTACACCAATGCTGCATTGATAATAATATTGAAATGCTTAAACTTTTACTTGATTATGGTGCTAATGTTGATGCTCAGGACAGTGATAAGTGGACACCCTTACATGCAGCTGCTACATGTGGTCATTTGTATTTGGTTAAGATTCTTATTGAGAGGGGTGCAAATTTACTGGCAGTTAATACTGACGGTAATATGCCCTATGATTTATGTGACGATGAGGATACGTTGGATTTCATTGAAGCGGAAATGTCTAAAAGGGGAGTGACGCAAGAGCTTATCGACGACACACGATCAATGACTGAAAAACAAATGCTAAGTGATTTACTTGAGTTGGCCAGTAATGGAGGCGACCTAGAAGATCCCGATCATCAAGGTGCTACACCT CTTCACATTGCATCGGCAAATGGTTATAATCGAGTGGTGGAATTTTTACTGGAACACCATGTCAATGTGGATGCGGTTGATAAAGACTTATGGACACCGGTTCATGCAGCTGCTTGTTGGGGTCAT ctcgAAGTTTTAGAGATGTTAGCTCAATACGGCGCTGACTTAAATGCTAAGAACAAAGACGACGAAACACCCTCAG atatatgTGAGGATCAAGAAATACGAGAACGAATAGAACAATTAAAATCCGAACAAGAAACTAAACGTTTAGCTGATGCACAAATAAGACGAGTACGTCGTTCACAAAGCAGTAACACAAG GGCACAATCAGTGCGGCGAACTTCTTTGCGAGATAAAACACTAACAACAAAAAAGGATGCTGTGGAAGAAACAAGACTGCGATTACAAGCACAAGAG GTGTTTACAACACCAGATAGCACAACAGAAATACTTCCAACATATCTTCGAAGTAACTTAGAGACTAAACAACAAACAGGCGATGCAACGAATAATCACGATCATTTGCCAACGAGTACTACTCCTACAATTCCACCGCTTAAAATTGAATTTCGACCGTCCAATAGTAGTAATGAGGGCGGCAGCGGAGATAAAATCCCAACAAAGACACTAGACAgcagtaaaaaagataacaACCATCACATTACTTCCAATAATAACAATGTGATCCTAATCAATGGCCATCATGGCAGCGGAAGTGCTATAGAAGGCAACGAATTGTGCATCGACGATATCGATTCAACAGCTTACTTATCAAATTCTCGTTATCCACCCGATGGCAAGGAATATGATGAACTAACTGGTGGAATGGACAAGATGAAGGCCATGACGAAAACATCAGCTTTTTCCAATGGCAACACTACAAATAGTTTGGAAAAGATGTCTGGTGTTGGTGGCAGCGGCGGTAATAATCGAGCGGCGACGACAG ACACTCATCATGTAGATAATGCATACGCGGGAGCAACACTAGCCAATTTGAAAAAGCAACGCTCACAGTCGCGTTCAAATGCACTAACCGAAAACGGTTCTGTTATAGGAACCAACAATAGCACAGATGCTGCCTCAACATCATCGCCATCCTCCATGGATCTACGAGCCTTGTCTATGACGAAGTTTAGTGGAATAACCGGAGACGTTGTTGGCGATAGTACGAGTTCTAGAAGAAAATGTTGCACCCTTATGTAA